Proteins from a single region of Streptomyces glaucescens:
- a CDS encoding daunorubicin resistance protein DrrA family ABC transporter ATP-binding protein: MSQHTAGLAIETVGLVKTFGETRAVDGVDLAVPTGTVYGVLGPNGAGKTTTVKMLATLLRPDGGEARVFGHDVVHEADDVRGRVSLTGQYASVDEDLTGTENLVLLGRLLGHGKKAARERAAQLLEAFGLTEAAGKQIKNYSGGMRRRIDIAASILNTPDLLFLDEPTTGLDPRSRNQVWDIVRAVVAQGTTVLLTTQYLDEADQLASRIAVIDRGRVIAEGTKGELKASVGAGSVHLRLRDAEQRPQAAQVLSRTLDARVQLEPDPVALTARLGAAASDDSAAGQAARALGELARSGITVDNFSLGQPSLDEVFLALTGHDTQDSQAATATTASKDEVAA, from the coding sequence ATGAGCCAGCACACCGCCGGCCTGGCCATCGAGACCGTGGGCCTGGTGAAGACGTTCGGCGAGACCCGGGCCGTGGACGGCGTCGACCTCGCCGTCCCCACCGGCACGGTCTACGGCGTCCTCGGTCCCAACGGCGCCGGGAAGACGACCACCGTGAAGATGCTCGCCACCCTGCTGCGGCCGGACGGCGGCGAGGCCCGCGTCTTCGGGCACGACGTGGTCCACGAGGCGGACGACGTGCGCGGCCGGGTGAGCCTGACCGGGCAGTACGCGTCGGTGGACGAGGACCTGACCGGCACCGAGAACCTGGTCCTGCTGGGCCGGCTGCTCGGACACGGCAAGAAGGCCGCCCGGGAGCGGGCCGCGCAGCTCCTGGAGGCCTTCGGGCTGACCGAGGCGGCCGGCAAGCAGATCAAGAACTACTCCGGCGGCATGCGGCGGCGGATCGACATCGCCGCGTCCATCCTGAACACGCCCGACCTGCTGTTCCTCGACGAGCCGACCACCGGCCTCGACCCGCGCAGCCGCAACCAGGTGTGGGACATCGTCCGCGCGGTCGTCGCCCAGGGCACCACCGTGCTGCTGACCACGCAGTACCTGGACGAGGCGGACCAGCTGGCGTCCCGGATCGCCGTCATCGACCGGGGCAGGGTGATCGCCGAGGGCACCAAGGGCGAGCTGAAGGCGTCCGTCGGCGCCGGATCCGTCCATCTGCGGCTGCGCGACGCCGAGCAGCGGCCGCAGGCGGCACAGGTGCTGAGCCGGACGCTCGACGCGCGGGTGCAGCTGGAGCCCGATCCGGTGGCGCTGACCGCCCGGCTCGGGGCGGCGGCAAGCGACGACAGTGCCGCCGGGCAGGCCGCGCGGGCGCTCGGCGAGCTGGCCCGCTCCGGGATCACCGTCGACAACTTCTCGCTGGGCCAGCCCAGCCTGGACGAGGTCTTCCTCGCCCTGACCGGGCACGACACCCAGGACTCGCAGGCCGCGACGGCCACGACTGCTTCGAAGGACGAGGTGGCGGCATGA
- a CDS encoding NAD(P)H-quinone oxidoreductase, whose protein sequence is MHAITIPEPGGPEALTWTEVPDPEPGEGEVLVEVVASAVNRADILQRQGHYAPPPGASPYPGLECSGRIAALGPGVGGWSVGDEVCALLAGGGYAEKVAVPAGQLLPVPKGVGLREAAALPEVTCTVWSNVFMVAHLRPGETLLVHGGSSGIGTMAIQLAKAVGARVAVTAGTREKLDRCAELGADILINYREQDFVAEIREATGGAGADVILDNMGAKYLDRNVRALAVNGRLAIIGMQGGVKGELNIGALLAKRAAITATSLRARPLAEKASIVAAVREHVWPLFGGGRIRPVVDREVPMSEAPAGHRLLEESGHIGKVLLVTG, encoded by the coding sequence ATGCATGCGATCACGATTCCCGAACCCGGCGGTCCCGAGGCGCTGACCTGGACCGAGGTCCCGGACCCGGAGCCCGGCGAGGGCGAGGTCCTGGTCGAGGTGGTGGCGAGCGCCGTCAACCGCGCCGACATCCTCCAGCGGCAGGGCCACTACGCGCCGCCGCCCGGCGCCTCCCCCTATCCCGGGCTGGAGTGCTCCGGGCGGATCGCCGCCCTCGGTCCCGGCGTCGGCGGCTGGTCGGTCGGCGACGAGGTGTGCGCCCTGCTCGCGGGCGGCGGTTACGCCGAGAAGGTGGCCGTCCCGGCCGGGCAGCTGCTGCCGGTGCCCAAGGGGGTGGGCCTGCGCGAGGCCGCCGCGCTGCCCGAGGTGACCTGCACGGTCTGGTCCAACGTGTTCATGGTCGCCCATCTGCGGCCGGGCGAGACGCTGCTGGTGCACGGCGGGTCCAGCGGCATCGGCACCATGGCGATCCAGCTCGCCAAGGCCGTCGGCGCCAGGGTCGCGGTCACCGCGGGCACCCGCGAGAAGCTCGACAGGTGCGCGGAGCTGGGCGCCGACATCCTGATCAACTACCGGGAGCAGGACTTCGTCGCGGAGATCCGGGAGGCCACCGGCGGCGCGGGCGCCGACGTCATCCTCGACAACATGGGGGCCAAGTACCTCGACCGCAACGTCAGGGCGCTCGCCGTCAACGGCCGGCTGGCGATCATCGGCATGCAGGGCGGGGTCAAGGGCGAGCTGAACATCGGCGCCCTGCTCGCCAAGCGCGCCGCGATCACCGCGACCTCGCTGCGGGCCCGTCCGCTCGCCGAGAAGGCGTCCATCGTGGCGGCCGTCCGGGAGCACGTCTGGCCGTTGTTCGGCGGCGGCCGCATCCGGCCGGTGGTGGACCGCGAGGTGCCGATGAGCGAGGCGCCGGCGGGGCACCGGCTGTTGGAGGAGAGCGGTCACATCGGGAAGGTGCTGCTGGTCACCGGGTGA
- a CDS encoding bacterial proteasome activator family protein, with protein MEMPRNERSPENSQRILVVGQDGMALGGGGDDDSHETPVTDQVEQPAKVMRIGSMIKQLLEEVRAAPLDEASRVRLKEIHASSVKELEDGLAPELVEELERLSLPFTDDATPSDAELRIAQAQLVGWLEGLFHGIQTTLFAQQMAARAQLEQMRRALPPGVVHEGQDDPRAGGRQGGPYL; from the coding sequence ATGGAGATGCCGAGGAACGAGAGGTCGCCTGAGAACTCCCAGCGGATCCTGGTCGTGGGCCAGGACGGCATGGCGCTCGGCGGCGGTGGAGACGACGACTCCCATGAGACCCCGGTGACCGACCAGGTCGAGCAGCCGGCGAAGGTCATGCGCATCGGCAGCATGATCAAGCAGCTGCTGGAGGAGGTGCGGGCGGCGCCTCTGGACGAGGCCAGCCGGGTGCGGCTCAAGGAGATCCACGCCAGCTCGGTGAAGGAGCTGGAGGACGGTCTGGCGCCGGAGCTGGTCGAGGAACTGGAGCGGCTCTCCCTGCCGTTCACGGACGACGCGACGCCGTCCGACGCGGAGCTGCGCATCGCGCAGGCCCAGCTGGTGGGCTGGCTGGAGGGCCTGTTCCACGGGATCCAGACGACCCTGTTCGCCCAGCAGATGGCCGCGCGGGCCCAGCTCGAGCAGATGCGCCGCGCGCTGCCGCCGGGCGTGGTGCACGAGGGCCAGGACGACCCCCGCGCGGGCGGCCGTCAGGGCGGCCCGTACCTGTAG
- a CDS encoding protein kinase domain-containing protein, whose translation MSQDGAQDRYAGRSLAGGRYQLRDLLGQGGMASVHLAYDSVLDRQVAIKTLHTELGREQAFRERFRREAQAVAKLTHTNIVSVFDTGEDDVDGMTTPYIVMEYVEGRPLGSVLEEDIRRFGAMPADQALKVTADVLAALEISHEMGLVHRDIKPGNVMVTKRNVVKVMDFGIARAMQSGVTSMTQTGMVVGTPQYLSPEQALGRGVDARSDLYSVGIMLFQLVTGRLPFDADSPLAIAYAHVQEEPVAPSAINRALPPAVDALVARALKKNPNERFPTAVAMRDECLRVAASFQPAPPSIVAGSPAQSGAGVGSAVFPPVDQSTPAPVSGVQTPYQPAPAPNPYGTPTPAPQPSYGYPQQGGYPTPSPYAAQQTPSTPPPYTIAPQAPARASGSGGRSNKAVVAGSAVVAVLAVGGLVAALTLNGGEKDDQGRGGASTPTATATDSKKPGYRGPDTSRTIDSTECSEPEESYNDPDKVKIPDFQFKNITSVQECLQSAGWQKEIKYQDENTYGDGTVMSQFPAAGTDIDPTEKIVIQLNVSTGNPPS comes from the coding sequence ATGAGCCAGGACGGCGCACAGGACCGGTACGCGGGGCGTTCGCTCGCCGGCGGCCGCTACCAGCTGCGTGATCTGCTCGGCCAGGGCGGCATGGCCTCCGTCCACCTCGCCTACGACAGCGTCCTCGACCGGCAGGTCGCGATCAAGACGCTGCACACCGAGCTGGGCCGCGAGCAGGCCTTCCGCGAGCGGTTCCGCCGCGAGGCCCAGGCCGTGGCGAAGCTCACGCACACCAACATCGTCTCCGTCTTCGACACCGGCGAGGACGACGTGGACGGCATGACCACGCCGTACATCGTCATGGAGTACGTCGAGGGCCGCCCGCTGGGCTCGGTGCTGGAGGAGGACATCCGCCGGTTCGGCGCCATGCCCGCCGACCAGGCCCTCAAGGTCACCGCGGACGTGCTGGCGGCCCTGGAGATCAGCCACGAGATGGGGCTGGTCCACCGGGACATCAAGCCGGGCAACGTGATGGTGACGAAGCGGAACGTCGTCAAGGTGATGGACTTCGGCATCGCGCGTGCCATGCAGTCCGGCGTGACCTCGATGACCCAGACCGGCATGGTGGTCGGCACCCCCCAGTACCTCTCCCCCGAGCAGGCCCTCGGCCGCGGCGTGGACGCCCGCTCCGATCTGTACTCGGTCGGCATCATGCTGTTCCAGCTCGTCACCGGGCGGCTGCCGTTCGACGCCGACTCGCCGCTGGCGATCGCCTACGCGCATGTGCAGGAGGAGCCGGTCGCCCCCTCGGCGATCAACCGCGCTCTGCCGCCGGCCGTGGACGCGCTGGTCGCGCGCGCCCTGAAGAAGAACCCCAACGAGCGCTTCCCGACCGCCGTCGCCATGCGCGACGAGTGCCTGCGGGTCGCCGCCTCCTTCCAGCCCGCCCCGCCGAGCATCGTGGCGGGCAGCCCGGCGCAGAGCGGCGCGGGCGTCGGCTCCGCCGTCTTCCCGCCGGTCGACCAGAGCACCCCGGCGCCCGTGAGCGGCGTCCAGACGCCGTACCAGCCGGCGCCGGCCCCGAACCCGTACGGCACGCCGACGCCGGCGCCCCAGCCGTCGTACGGCTATCCGCAGCAGGGCGGCTACCCGACCCCGTCGCCGTACGCGGCCCAGCAGACGCCGTCCACGCCGCCGCCGTACACCATCGCGCCGCAGGCCCCCGCGCGCGCCTCGGGCTCCGGCGGCAGGAGCAACAAGGCGGTCGTCGCGGGCTCGGCCGTCGTCGCGGTGCTGGCGGTCGGCGGCCTGGTCGCCGCGCTGACCCTGAACGGCGGCGAGAAGGACGACCAGGGCAGGGGCGGCGCCTCGACGCCGACGGCCACGGCCACGGACTCGAAGAAGCCGGGCTACCGCGGGCCGGACACCTCCCGCACGATCGACTCCACCGAGTGCAGCGAGCCCGAGGAGTCGTACAACGACCCGGACAAGGTCAAGATCCCGGACTTCCAGTTCAAGAACATCACGTCGGTCCAGGAGTGTCTGCAGTCCGCGGGCTGGCAGAAGGAAATCAAGTACCAGGACGAGAACACCTACGGCGACGGAACCGTGATGAGCCAGTTCCCGGCCGCGGGCACGGACATCGACCCCACCGAGAAGATCGTCATCCAGCTGAACGTCTCCACGGGGAACCCGCCGTCCTGA
- a CDS encoding protein kinase domain-containing protein produces MAQQQRAQGPSDPEATGGGMSDAPESWGNGGLVGDGRYRLTHRLGRGGMAEVFAAEDVRLGRTVAVKLLRADLAEDPVSKARFTREAQSVAGLNHHAIVAVYDSGEDVVGGQSVPYIVMELVEGRTIRDLLHNAEAPGPEQALIIVSGVLEALAYSHQHGIVHRDIKPANVIITHNGAVKVMDFGIARALHGASTTMTQTGMVMGTPQYLSPEQALGKAVDHRSDLYATGCLLYELLALRPPFVGETPLSVVYQHVQDIPTPPSEVSDGAPPELDGLVMRSLAKEPDDRFQTAEEMRGLVQYALQMLYEQGSHTGTWNTGPVETHDGRHTPAAGMAGTAVLPHPVDASGTSQIPQQVMPNYGGGRDDGGFEGHGNRGSGRGKLWILAVLAVIAIAAGVALALNGEKTKEPGTDKSPTPTVTKSTGKETAEETPSDDATQETPDTSTGDGSGSGGGWGGWDPTPTPSWSPSPSWSEDPTDPPTDTPPTGTGGTDTGGTDTGGTDTGGTEDGGTENGGTENGGTENGGTENGGADAGVVSGADGGGV; encoded by the coding sequence ATGGCACAGCAGCAGCGCGCTCAGGGCCCGTCCGACCCCGAGGCGACTGGCGGCGGGATGTCAGATGCGCCGGAATCGTGGGGTAACGGCGGGCTGGTCGGGGACGGCCGGTATCGGCTGACCCACCGGCTCGGCCGGGGCGGCATGGCCGAGGTGTTCGCGGCGGAGGACGTACGGCTGGGACGCACCGTGGCGGTGAAGCTGCTGCGTGCCGATCTCGCCGAGGACCCGGTCTCCAAGGCCCGCTTCACGCGCGAGGCGCAGTCCGTGGCCGGCCTCAACCACCACGCGATCGTCGCCGTGTACGACTCCGGCGAGGACGTCGTGGGCGGCCAGTCCGTGCCGTACATCGTGATGGAGCTGGTCGAGGGCCGCACCATCCGCGACCTGCTGCACAACGCCGAGGCGCCCGGACCGGAGCAGGCGCTGATCATCGTGTCCGGCGTCCTGGAGGCGCTGGCCTACTCGCACCAGCACGGCATCGTGCACCGCGACATCAAGCCCGCCAACGTCATCATCACGCACAACGGCGCCGTGAAGGTGATGGACTTCGGCATCGCGCGCGCCCTGCACGGCGCGTCCACGACGATGACGCAGACCGGCATGGTCATGGGCACCCCGCAGTACCTCTCCCCGGAGCAGGCGCTCGGCAAGGCCGTCGACCACCGCTCCGACCTGTACGCGACCGGCTGCCTGCTCTACGAACTGCTCGCGCTGCGCCCGCCGTTCGTCGGCGAGACCCCGCTGTCGGTGGTGTACCAGCACGTCCAGGACATCCCGACGCCGCCGTCCGAGGTCTCCGACGGTGCCCCGCCGGAGCTGGACGGCCTGGTCATGCGCTCGCTCGCCAAGGAGCCCGACGACCGGTTCCAGACCGCGGAGGAGATGCGCGGCCTGGTGCAGTACGCCCTCCAGATGCTGTACGAGCAGGGCAGCCACACGGGCACCTGGAACACCGGCCCCGTGGAGACGCACGACGGCCGGCACACCCCGGCGGCGGGCATGGCCGGTACGGCCGTGCTGCCGCACCCCGTGGACGCCTCCGGCACCTCCCAGATCCCGCAGCAGGTCATGCCGAACTACGGCGGGGGCCGGGACGACGGCGGTTTCGAGGGCCACGGCAACCGGGGCAGCGGCCGCGGCAAGCTGTGGATCCTCGCCGTCCTCGCGGTGATCGCCATCGCGGCGGGCGTCGCGCTCGCCCTCAACGGCGAGAAGACGAAGGAGCCGGGCACCGACAAGAGCCCGACCCCGACGGTCACCAAGAGCACCGGCAAGGAGACGGCCGAGGAGACGCCGAGCGACGACGCGACCCAGGAGACCCCGGACACCTCCACGGGCGACGGCTCGGGCAGCGGGGGCGGCTGGGGCGGCTGGGACCCGACGCCGACCCCGTCGTGGAGCCCGTCGCCGTCCTGGTCCGAGGACCCGACGGACCCGCCGACCGACACCCCGCCGACCGGCACCGGCGGCACCGACACGGGCGGTACCGACACGGGTGGCACCGACACGGGTGGCACGGAGGACGGCGGGACCGAGAACGGCGGCACGGAGAACGGCGGGACCGAGAACGGCGGCACGGAGAACGGCGGTGCCGACGCGGGGGTCGTCAGCGGCGCCGACGGCGGCGGCGTCTGA